From a region of the Streptacidiphilus albus JL83 genome:
- a CDS encoding alpha/beta fold hydrolase: MRVEPHQAGSAQGRTGEAVLPDRSEAPGFHSVAGPGGRTLAVETWGDPQGDPVFLMHGTPGSRLGPVPRPVELYRRGVRLISYDRPGYGQSSRQANRRVKDAAADVGSIADALGLDRFSVVGRSGGGPHALAAAALLSDRVRRVVAMVSLAPPKAEDLDWYAGMVDSNVTAYQRAGRESYQEFQELLKDRRLPIAGENGDPGHLIQELNQEWEDSDRNVVADSGIRVQLRDSVFEALHYDPQAGGWVDDVVALTSDWGFRPEDIPPTVKTLLWHGQQDHFTPSDHTRWLGRHIDHATVVVEEAFAHFTALTRLPDVLTWAVSRG; encoded by the coding sequence ATGAGGGTCGAGCCCCACCAGGCCGGTTCAGCGCAGGGGCGCACCGGCGAAGCCGTCCTCCCCGACCGGTCCGAGGCCCCCGGCTTCCACTCCGTCGCGGGTCCGGGCGGGCGTACCCTCGCGGTCGAGACCTGGGGCGACCCTCAGGGCGATCCGGTCTTCCTGATGCACGGCACCCCCGGCAGCAGGCTGGGCCCGGTGCCCCGACCGGTCGAGCTGTACCGCCGCGGTGTCCGGCTGATCAGCTACGACCGCCCCGGCTACGGCCAGTCGAGCCGTCAGGCCAACCGCCGGGTCAAGGACGCCGCCGCCGACGTCGGGAGCATCGCGGACGCCCTGGGTCTGGATCGCTTCTCCGTCGTGGGCCGCTCCGGCGGAGGTCCGCACGCACTGGCCGCGGCGGCGCTGCTCAGCGACCGGGTGCGCCGGGTCGTGGCGATGGTGTCGCTCGCCCCGCCGAAGGCCGAGGACCTGGACTGGTACGCGGGCATGGTCGACTCCAACGTCACCGCCTACCAGCGGGCCGGCCGGGAGTCCTACCAGGAGTTCCAGGAGCTGCTCAAGGACAGGCGGCTGCCGATCGCCGGGGAGAACGGCGATCCGGGGCATCTGATCCAGGAGCTCAACCAGGAGTGGGAGGACTCGGACCGCAATGTGGTGGCCGACTCCGGCATCCGGGTGCAGCTGCGCGACTCCGTCTTCGAGGCCCTGCACTACGACCCGCAGGCCGGCGGCTGGGTCGACGACGTGGTCGCGCTGACCAGCGACTGGGGATTCCGTCCCGAGGACATCCCGCCCACCGTCAAGACCCTGCTGTGGCACGGGCAGCAGGACCACTTCACCCCCTCCGACCACACCCGCTGGCTGGGACGGCACATCGACCACGCGACGGTGGTGGTCGAGGAGGCGTTCGCCCACTTCACCGCGCTGACCCGGTTGCCCGACGTGCTCACCTGGGCGGTTTCACGGGGCTGA